A stretch of Bordetella genomosp. 13 DNA encodes these proteins:
- the gcvA gene encoding transcriptional regulator GcvA, protein MRRFCPSLTDLQAFEVAARHSSFTRAAQELCVTQGAVSKQVKHLEEFIGVQLFLRIRQGLVLTEAGRSYLTKIQAGLGQIEAATVELMAHQGRGGTLHLTCMPTFGARWLIPRLTAFMRLRPDIHVEFLPHRQGYDFSTPELDAAVRFGEGFWPGSGADYIVGRDVVPVCSPRLMPRAGVQAADLLSYPLLHHTSALEGWTDWLQQAGCDTRRSREGARFDQYSLLTQAAAAGFGVALIPRCLIGDELNDGSLVEPVRLPIRARQGYYLCYPEQKASLPILQAFRTWLMEVSRAAEPRPDGES, encoded by the coding sequence ATGCGCCGCTTCTGCCCCTCTCTTACCGACCTGCAGGCCTTCGAAGTCGCGGCCCGCCACAGCAGTTTCACGCGCGCCGCGCAAGAGCTCTGCGTCACGCAGGGCGCCGTCAGCAAGCAGGTGAAGCACCTCGAGGAATTCATCGGGGTCCAGCTATTCCTTCGCATCCGGCAGGGGCTGGTGCTGACGGAGGCGGGGCGCAGCTATCTGACCAAGATCCAGGCCGGCCTGGGGCAGATCGAGGCCGCCACGGTGGAACTGATGGCCCACCAGGGCCGCGGCGGCACGCTGCACCTGACTTGCATGCCCACGTTCGGCGCGCGCTGGCTGATCCCGCGGCTGACGGCCTTCATGCGGCTGCGGCCCGACATCCACGTGGAGTTCCTGCCGCATCGCCAGGGCTACGATTTCTCCACGCCGGAACTGGACGCGGCGGTGCGGTTCGGCGAGGGCTTCTGGCCGGGCAGCGGGGCGGACTATATCGTGGGACGCGACGTGGTGCCGGTGTGCAGTCCGCGGCTGATGCCGCGAGCCGGCGTGCAGGCCGCGGACCTGCTGAGCTATCCCTTGCTGCACCATACCTCGGCGCTCGAAGGCTGGACGGACTGGCTGCAGCAGGCCGGCTGCGACACGCGGCGCAGCCGGGAAGGCGCGCGCTTCGACCAGTACTCGCTGCTGACGCAGGCGGCCGCCGCCGGCTTCGGCGTTGCGCTGATCCCGCGCTGCCTGATAGGCGACGAGCTGAACGACGGATCCCTGGTCGAGCCCGTGCGGCTGCCCATACGCGCTCGCCAGGGCTATTACCTGTGCTATCCCGAGCAGAAGGCCAGCCTGCCCATTCTGCAGGCATTCCGCACCTGGCTGATGGAAGTGTCGCGTGCCGCGGAGCCGCGTCCCGATGGAGAGTCCTAG
- the mnmA gene encoding tRNA 2-thiouridine(34) synthase MnmA: MSVSTTKPGRVVVGMSGGVDSSVTAWLLKQQGYEVVGLFMKNWEDDDDSEYCSTRQDLLDAASVADRVGVEFEYVNFASEYKDRVFAEFLREYAAGRTPNPDVLCNAEIKFKAFLDHAMALGAEHIATGHYARVRAVDGPEGREYQLLKALDGSKDQSYFLHRLNQAQLARTLFPLGELHKTEVRRIAHEIGLHNAAKKDSTGICFIGERPFREFLNRYLPTAPGPILTPEGLGVGRHHGLSFYTLGQRKGLGVGGVKGRQRDDGTAEAWYVARKDLERNVLYVVQGHDHPWLLSGTLKAQDSSWIAGRAPAPGAYGAKTRYRQADAACALADADAEAGTFALSFDQDQWAVTPGQSAVLYDGDVCLGGGIIA; this comes from the coding sequence ATGTCCGTATCCACCACCAAGCCTGGCCGCGTCGTCGTCGGCATGTCGGGCGGCGTCGATTCTTCCGTCACCGCCTGGCTGCTCAAGCAGCAGGGCTATGAGGTCGTCGGCCTGTTCATGAAGAACTGGGAAGACGACGACGACTCCGAGTATTGCTCCACCCGCCAGGACCTGCTGGACGCCGCCAGCGTGGCGGATCGCGTCGGCGTCGAGTTCGAGTACGTCAATTTCGCGTCCGAGTACAAAGATCGCGTGTTCGCCGAGTTCCTGCGCGAGTACGCCGCCGGCCGCACGCCCAATCCCGACGTGCTGTGCAACGCCGAGATCAAGTTCAAGGCTTTTCTCGACCACGCCATGGCGCTGGGCGCCGAGCACATCGCCACGGGACACTACGCGCGCGTGCGGGCGGTCGACGGTCCCGAAGGACGCGAATACCAGTTGCTGAAGGCGCTGGACGGCAGCAAGGACCAAAGCTACTTCCTGCACCGCCTGAACCAGGCGCAGCTGGCCCGCACGCTGTTCCCGCTGGGCGAGCTGCACAAGACCGAGGTGCGCCGCATCGCCCACGAGATCGGGCTGCACAATGCCGCGAAGAAGGACTCCACGGGCATCTGCTTCATCGGCGAACGCCCGTTCCGCGAGTTCCTCAACCGCTATCTGCCGACGGCGCCGGGACCCATCCTGACGCCCGAGGGGCTGGGGGTCGGCCGGCACCATGGCCTGTCGTTTTACACGCTGGGCCAGCGCAAGGGGCTGGGGGTGGGCGGCGTCAAGGGCCGCCAGCGCGACGATGGCACGGCGGAGGCGTGGTACGTGGCGCGCAAGGACCTGGAGCGCAATGTGCTGTACGTGGTGCAGGGCCACGATCATCCCTGGCTGTTGTCCGGCACGCTGAAGGCGCAGGACTCCAGCTGGATTGCCGGCCGCGCGCCAGCGCCCGGCGCGTACGGAGCCAAGACACGGTATCGCCAGGCCGACGCGGCTTGTGCGCTGGCCGATGCCGATGCCGAGGCCGGGACGTTCGCGCTGTCGTTCGACCAGGACCAATGGGCCGTCACGCCGGGGCAGTCCGCGGTGCTGTACGACGGGGACGTCTGCCTGGGAGGCGGTATCATCGCGTGA
- a CDS encoding Re/Si-specific NAD(P)(+) transhydrogenase subunit alpha, whose translation MQIGIPKETRDGETRVAATPETVKRYAAAHHRVRVERGAGMAARYPDEAYQDAGAELCDAAGALGSELVLKVRAPSTDELRHMKPGAVLAGILDPYDAEGVEAMARAGLVAFALESAPRITRAQSLDVLSSQANLAGYKAVLLAAQYYGRLFPMMMTAAGTLKAARVVVLGAGVAGLQAIATARRLGAVVEASDVRPAAREQIESLGGKFIDVPYETDEEREIAQGTGGYARPMPPAWMARQAVLVAERCRQADIVITTALVPGRPAPLLLTPETVQAMRPGSVVVDMAIERGGNCPLTDKGQVAEKHGVTLVGLTNLPGLVPTDASALYARNLLDFLKLITDAEGRLAIRRDDEIVAACLLCENGSPTRKA comes from the coding sequence GTGCAGATCGGGATACCCAAAGAAACCCGAGACGGGGAGACCCGTGTCGCAGCAACGCCGGAGACAGTCAAGCGCTATGCCGCGGCCCATCACCGGGTACGGGTCGAGCGCGGCGCGGGCATGGCCGCGCGCTATCCGGACGAGGCCTATCAAGACGCCGGCGCCGAGCTGTGCGATGCCGCCGGGGCGCTGGGCAGTGAACTGGTCTTGAAGGTGCGTGCGCCTTCCACCGACGAACTCCGGCACATGAAGCCGGGCGCCGTGCTGGCCGGCATCCTCGACCCCTACGACGCCGAAGGCGTGGAAGCCATGGCGCGAGCCGGCCTGGTGGCCTTCGCCCTGGAGTCCGCGCCGCGCATCACGCGCGCGCAAAGCCTCGACGTCTTGTCCTCGCAGGCCAACCTGGCCGGCTACAAGGCGGTGCTGCTGGCGGCCCAGTACTACGGCCGGCTGTTTCCCATGATGATGACCGCCGCTGGCACGCTGAAGGCGGCCCGCGTGGTGGTGCTGGGCGCGGGCGTGGCCGGCCTGCAGGCCATCGCCACGGCGCGCCGGCTGGGCGCGGTGGTCGAGGCCTCCGACGTCCGGCCCGCCGCGCGCGAGCAGATCGAGTCGCTGGGCGGCAAGTTCATCGACGTGCCCTACGAAACCGACGAGGAGCGCGAGATCGCGCAGGGCACGGGCGGCTACGCCCGCCCCATGCCACCCGCGTGGATGGCAAGGCAGGCCGTGCTGGTGGCCGAGCGCTGCAGGCAGGCAGACATCGTCATCACCACCGCGCTGGTCCCCGGCCGGCCCGCCCCGCTGTTGCTAACCCCCGAAACCGTACAGGCCATGAGGCCCGGCTCGGTGGTGGTGGACATGGCCATCGAGCGCGGCGGCAACTGCCCGCTTACCGACAAAGGCCAGGTGGCCGAAAAGCATGGCGTGACGCTGGTAGGCCTGACCAACCTGCCCGGCCTGGTGCCCACCGATGCGTCGGCGCTGTACGCGCGCAACCTGCTCGACTTCCTCAAACTGATCACCGACGCCGAAGGCAGGCTGGCGATCCGCCGCGACGACGAGATCGTGGCCGCCTGCCTGCTGTGCGAAAACGGCTCTCCCACGCGCAAGGCATAA
- a CDS encoding N-formylglutamate amidohydrolase, with protein sequence MSIQQPLSYRLELPADYPTAAGSAPLVLDSPHSGTTYPPDFKSVIEAGVLRTAEDTWVDDLWSDAVALGVPLLGATFPRSYIDCNRSPSDIDPDMLDAPWPGPLSGSPKIKLGKGLIWRMLDDGTPLYDRKLSVDEVRHRIEACWQPYHDALRRLLDQAHARFGKVWHINCHSMPSVAGKFATDKPGLVHPDFVLGDRDGTTADPSFARFVADFLRPRGYDVAINDPYKGVELVREFGRPAEGRNSLQIEINRKLYMDEVSLRPTAQYGRLKQDLRDLTAALVDWTRAQVT encoded by the coding sequence ATGTCCATTCAGCAGCCACTTTCTTACCGCCTAGAACTGCCCGCCGATTATCCGACCGCAGCCGGGTCGGCGCCGCTGGTGCTCGATTCTCCGCACAGCGGCACGACGTACCCTCCCGATTTCAAGTCGGTGATCGAAGCAGGCGTCCTGCGCACCGCCGAAGACACCTGGGTCGATGACCTGTGGAGCGACGCCGTCGCACTGGGCGTGCCCCTGCTGGGCGCCACCTTCCCGCGCAGCTACATCGACTGCAACCGCAGCCCGTCCGACATCGATCCGGACATGCTCGACGCGCCCTGGCCCGGCCCCCTCTCGGGCTCGCCCAAGATCAAGCTTGGCAAGGGCCTGATCTGGCGCATGCTGGACGACGGCACGCCGCTGTACGACCGCAAGCTCAGCGTCGACGAAGTGCGCCACCGCATCGAAGCATGCTGGCAGCCCTATCATGACGCGCTGCGCCGTTTGCTGGACCAGGCCCACGCGCGCTTCGGCAAAGTCTGGCACATCAACTGCCATTCCATGCCCAGCGTGGCCGGCAAGTTCGCCACCGACAAGCCCGGCCTGGTGCATCCCGACTTCGTGCTGGGCGACCGTGACGGCACCACCGCCGATCCCTCGTTCGCCCGATTCGTCGCCGACTTCCTGCGTCCCCGCGGCTACGACGTCGCCATCAACGATCCCTACAAGGGCGTCGAGCTGGTGCGCGAGTTCGGCCGTCCGGCCGAAGGCCGCAACAGCCTGCAGATCGAGATCAACCGCAAGTTGTACATGGATGAAGTGTCGCTGCGCCCCACGGCGCAGTACGGCAGGTTGAAGCAGGACCTGCGCGACCTGACCGCCGCGCTGGTCGACTGGACGCGCGCGCAGGTGACCTGA
- a CDS encoding NAD(P)(+) transhydrogenase (Re/Si-specific) subunit beta: MTVSLNVVTLLYLVASVCFIQALKGLSHPTTSRRGNAFGMIGMAIAVLTTAALIVGLARQGTAAMGLGWVLLGLLVGGTIGTLMAKRVEMTKMPELVAFMHSMIGLAAVAIAVAVVAEPHAFGIAAAGMPIPTGNRLELFIGTFVGAITFSGSVIAFGKLSGRYKFRLFQGAPVVFSGQHMLNLALALAMLGCGLWFMVTQQWLPFVLMTAIAFVLGVLIIIPIGGADMPVVVSMLNSYSGWAAAGIGFSLNNPMLIIAGSLVGSSGAILSYIMCKAMNRSFFNVILGGFGGQGGSAGAAGDGQQRSVKSGSPDDAAFLMSNAESVTIVPGYGLAVARAQHALKELAAKLGEKGITVKYAIHPVAGRMPGHMNVLLAEAEVPYDQVFEMDDINGEFGQTDVVLVLGANDVVNPAAKNDPQSPIAGMPILEAYKARTVIVNKRSMAAGYAGLDNELFYLDKTMMVFGDAKKVLEDMVKAVE; this comes from the coding sequence ATGACGGTCTCCCTGAACGTCGTCACACTGCTGTACCTGGTCGCCTCGGTATGCTTCATCCAGGCGCTGAAGGGGCTGTCGCACCCGACCACCTCGCGACGCGGCAATGCGTTCGGCATGATAGGCATGGCCATCGCGGTGCTTACCACCGCCGCGCTCATCGTGGGCCTAGCGCGCCAGGGCACCGCGGCCATGGGACTGGGCTGGGTATTGCTGGGCCTTCTGGTGGGCGGCACCATCGGCACGTTGATGGCCAAGCGCGTCGAGATGACCAAGATGCCCGAACTGGTGGCCTTCATGCACAGCATGATCGGTCTGGCGGCGGTGGCCATCGCCGTGGCCGTGGTAGCCGAGCCGCACGCCTTCGGCATCGCGGCCGCGGGCATGCCCATCCCCACGGGAAACCGGCTGGAGCTGTTCATCGGCACCTTCGTGGGCGCCATCACGTTCTCGGGTTCGGTCATCGCGTTCGGCAAGCTGTCGGGTCGCTACAAGTTCAGGCTGTTTCAAGGCGCCCCCGTGGTGTTCAGCGGCCAGCACATGCTCAACCTGGCGCTGGCGCTGGCCATGCTGGGCTGCGGCCTCTGGTTCATGGTCACTCAGCAATGGCTGCCCTTCGTCTTGATGACGGCCATCGCCTTCGTGCTGGGGGTGCTCATCATCATTCCGATCGGCGGCGCGGACATGCCGGTGGTGGTGTCGATGCTGAACAGCTACTCGGGCTGGGCGGCCGCGGGCATCGGCTTCTCGTTGAACAACCCCATGCTGATCATCGCGGGCTCTCTGGTGGGTTCGTCGGGCGCCATCCTGTCGTACATCATGTGCAAGGCCATGAACCGCTCGTTCTTCAACGTGATACTGGGCGGATTCGGCGGCCAGGGCGGCAGCGCCGGCGCGGCTGGTGACGGCCAGCAGCGCAGCGTGAAGTCGGGCAGCCCGGACGACGCGGCCTTCCTGATGAGCAACGCCGAATCCGTGACCATCGTGCCGGGTTATGGCCTGGCCGTGGCTCGCGCCCAGCATGCACTGAAGGAGCTGGCCGCCAAGCTGGGCGAGAAAGGCATCACGGTGAAGTACGCCATCCACCCCGTGGCGGGCCGCATGCCGGGCCACATGAACGTGCTGCTGGCCGAGGCCGAGGTGCCTTACGACCAAGTGTTCGAAATGGACGACATCAACGGCGAATTCGGGCAGACCGACGTGGTGTTGGTACTGGGCGCCAACGACGTGGTGAACCCGGCGGCGAAGAACGATCCCCAGTCGCCCATTGCCGGCATGCCCATACTGGAAGCCTACAAGGCGCGTACGGTGATCGTTAACAAGCGATCGATGGCGGCCGGGTATGCCGGGTTGGACAACGAACTGTTCTACCTGGACAAGACGATGATGGTGTTTGGCGATGCGAAGAAGGTGCTGGAGGACATGGTGAAAGCGGTTGAGTGA
- a CDS encoding c-type cytochrome, with protein MKKLSAAAAVLACMGAAFWAAPSSAQFAKPEDAVKYRQSALSLIASHFGRMQPVVRGQAPYDAAQIKANVQVLQTLSALPWTAFGAGTEGGHARPAVWSGAADFKQKQDAFRANVGKLAAAADSGDLAQLRAAYGDVGASCKACHDSYRQRP; from the coding sequence ATGAAGAAGTTGTCCGCGGCTGCCGCCGTGCTCGCCTGTATGGGCGCGGCGTTCTGGGCGGCGCCGTCCTCCGCGCAATTCGCCAAGCCCGAAGACGCCGTCAAGTACCGGCAATCGGCCCTGAGCCTGATCGCTTCGCACTTCGGCCGCATGCAGCCGGTGGTGCGCGGCCAGGCCCCGTACGATGCAGCCCAGATCAAGGCCAACGTGCAGGTGCTGCAGACCCTGTCGGCCTTGCCCTGGACGGCGTTCGGCGCCGGCACCGAGGGCGGCCATGCGCGCCCCGCGGTCTGGAGCGGCGCCGCGGACTTCAAGCAGAAGCAGGACGCCTTCCGGGCCAATGTCGGCAAGCTGGCGGCGGCCGCGGATTCGGGCGACCTGGCGCAGCTGCGCGCGGCCTATGGCGACGTGGGCGCCAGCTGCAAGGCCTGCCACGACTCTTATCGCCAGCGGCCCTGA
- a CDS encoding sulfite exporter TauE/SafE family protein, with amino-acid sequence MDISVVLCLLALGAVAGFAAGLLGIGGGMLLVPFLTMVFTWQQLPPDLVVHAAIATSMTSILFTSLSSIRAHQKKGTIQWRIVAMMAPGIIIGGLLSGGAAFSFISTAWLSLFFAVFVGYSGYNMLRNVKPKPTRQMPGVVGTSAAGVGIGFISGLVGAGGGFLSVPFMVWCNVALHSAVSTSAALGFPIALANSAGYVISGLREDTMQPGMIGYIHWPALLALVCASVLTAPFGANMAHRLPVATLKRVFAFLLFALAAYMLVKAWQAFA; translated from the coding sequence GTGGACATTAGTGTCGTACTGTGCCTGTTGGCATTGGGCGCAGTGGCGGGCTTTGCAGCCGGCCTGCTGGGCATAGGCGGGGGCATGCTGCTGGTGCCCTTTCTGACGATGGTCTTCACCTGGCAGCAGTTGCCGCCCGACCTGGTGGTGCACGCGGCGATCGCCACGTCCATGACGTCCATCCTGTTCACCTCCCTTTCCAGCATACGGGCTCACCAGAAGAAGGGCACCATCCAATGGCGCATCGTCGCCATGATGGCCCCGGGCATCATCATCGGCGGCCTGCTGTCCGGTGGCGCGGCGTTCTCGTTCATCAGCACCGCGTGGCTGTCGCTGTTCTTCGCCGTGTTCGTGGGCTATTCGGGCTACAACATGCTGCGCAACGTCAAGCCCAAGCCCACCCGCCAGATGCCTGGCGTGGTCGGCACCAGCGCGGCGGGCGTGGGCATCGGCTTCATCTCGGGCCTGGTGGGCGCCGGCGGCGGCTTCCTGTCGGTGCCGTTCATGGTGTGGTGCAACGTGGCGCTGCACAGCGCCGTGTCCACCTCGGCCGCGCTGGGATTCCCGATCGCGCTGGCTAACAGCGCCGGCTATGTGATCTCGGGCCTGCGCGAAGACACCATGCAGCCCGGCATGATCGGCTATATCCACTGGCCGGCGCTGCTGGCGCTGGTCTGCGCCAGTGTGCTTACCGCGCCGTTCGGGGCCAACATGGCGCATCGCCTGCCGGTGGCCACGCTCAAGCGCGTGTTCGCCTTCCTGCTGTTCGCCCTGGCGGCCTACATGCTGGTGAAGGCCTGGCAGGCGTTCGCATAG
- the purB gene encoding adenylosuccinate lyase, producing the protein MQIADQLTQLNALSPLDGRYASRGDALRGLLSEAGFMAHRVEVEVAWLVALSDAGLPELPAFSQDARDRLAALVRDFSEADARRIKEIERTTNHDVKAVEYWLKERVADHAELAAAAEFIHFACTSEDINNTSHALMLGRARTDVLVPRLRQLADKLAGMAAAYADQPMLSRTHGQPASPTTLGKEFANVAARLQRAIAAVEAVEPLAKLNGATGNYNAHLSAYPEIDWPEFSRGVLAGLGLTQNRHTIQIEPHDWMAALFDAVARANVIILDLDRDIWGYVSLGYFKQRLKEGEVGSSTMPHKVNPIDFENSEGNLGLANAVLRHLSEKLPVSRWQRDLTDSTVLRNLGVGLGYCLVAWDACLRGLEKLEVNAAAIDADIDACWEVLAEPVQTVMRRYGLPQPYEQLKALTRGKGITQEALREFITGLELPDDARQRLLDMTPRSYLGLAANLARQV; encoded by the coding sequence ATGCAGATTGCCGATCAGCTTACCCAACTCAATGCGCTTTCGCCACTGGATGGACGTTACGCGTCCCGCGGCGACGCGCTGCGGGGGCTGCTGTCCGAGGCCGGTTTCATGGCGCATCGCGTCGAGGTCGAGGTGGCCTGGCTGGTGGCGCTGTCGGATGCCGGCCTGCCGGAACTGCCCGCCTTCAGCCAGGACGCCCGCGATCGCCTGGCCGCCCTGGTGCGTGACTTCTCCGAGGCCGACGCCCGCCGCATCAAGGAAATCGAGCGCACCACCAACCATGACGTCAAGGCCGTCGAGTACTGGCTGAAAGAGCGGGTGGCCGATCATGCCGAACTGGCCGCCGCCGCCGAGTTCATCCATTTCGCCTGCACCTCCGAGGACATCAACAATACGTCGCATGCGCTGATGCTGGGCCGCGCCCGCACCGACGTGCTGGTGCCGCGCCTGCGCCAACTGGCCGACAAGCTGGCCGGCATGGCGGCCGCCTACGCCGACCAGCCCATGCTGTCGCGCACGCACGGCCAGCCGGCCAGTCCCACCACGCTCGGCAAGGAATTCGCCAACGTCGCGGCCCGTCTGCAGCGCGCCATCGCGGCCGTCGAGGCGGTCGAGCCGCTGGCCAAGCTCAACGGCGCCACGGGCAACTACAACGCGCACCTGTCCGCCTATCCCGAGATCGATTGGCCCGAGTTCAGCCGGGGCGTGCTGGCCGGCCTGGGCCTCACGCAGAACCGCCACACCATCCAGATCGAGCCGCACGACTGGATGGCGGCGCTGTTCGACGCGGTGGCCCGCGCCAACGTCATCATCCTCGACCTGGATCGCGACATCTGGGGCTACGTGTCGCTGGGCTACTTCAAGCAGCGCCTGAAAGAAGGCGAGGTCGGTTCTTCGACCATGCCGCACAAGGTCAATCCCATCGACTTCGAGAACTCCGAAGGCAACCTGGGCCTGGCCAACGCCGTGCTGCGCCACCTGTCCGAGAAACTGCCGGTCTCGCGCTGGCAGCGCGACCTGACCGACTCCACCGTGCTGCGTAACCTGGGCGTGGGCCTGGGCTATTGCCTGGTGGCCTGGGATGCCTGCCTGCGCGGGCTGGAAAAGCTCGAGGTCAATGCCGCGGCCATCGACGCCGACATCGACGCATGCTGGGAAGTGCTGGCCGAGCCGGTGCAGACCGTCATGCGCCGCTACGGCCTGCCGCAGCCCTACGAGCAGCTCAAGGCGCTGACCCGAGGCAAGGGCATCACCCAGGAAGCGCTGCGCGAATTCATCACCGGCCTGGAACTGCCCGACGACGCCCGGCAACGTCTGCTCGACATGACGCCGCGCTCTTATCTGGGTTTGGCCGCGAACCTTGCGCGACAGGTATAG
- a CDS encoding Bug family tripartite tricarboxylate transporter substrate binding protein, with the protein MQRRNAILGLSLAAALATLPLTSGLAHAQDYPTKPIRLIVPFPPGGTTDIVGRLFADKLTRALGQTVVVENRGGAGGSIGSAFVASSQPDGYTLGIATVSTHGINPAIYPNLPFDVTKDFTPISNLAAVPNVMVVNPGKVSAKTMADFVKLAKSEPGKLTYASAGNGSVSHMMGEMFKMASGTDLMHVPYRGVGPALNDTLAGQVDILFDNLPSSLPHAQAGKLVALAVAAPKRVAALPDVPTFAEVGLAPVNDSSWFGLVGPAKLPQPIVDKLYKAVVEVSAEADVKSKLEGLGASPVANSPADYAKQIQAEVEKNKRIAKEANVKID; encoded by the coding sequence ATGCAACGCCGCAATGCCATTCTGGGTCTGTCGCTGGCCGCCGCGCTCGCCACCCTGCCGCTGACCTCCGGCCTGGCCCATGCCCAGGACTACCCCACCAAGCCGATCCGCCTGATCGTGCCCTTCCCGCCTGGCGGCACCACCGACATCGTCGGCCGCCTGTTCGCCGACAAGCTGACCCGCGCGCTGGGCCAGACCGTCGTGGTCGAGAATCGCGGCGGCGCCGGCGGTTCGATCGGCAGCGCCTTCGTGGCGAGCAGCCAGCCGGACGGCTACACGCTGGGCATCGCCACCGTCAGCACGCACGGCATCAACCCGGCCATCTACCCGAACCTGCCCTTCGACGTCACCAAGGACTTCACGCCGATCTCGAACCTGGCGGCTGTGCCGAACGTCATGGTCGTCAACCCCGGCAAGGTGTCCGCGAAGACGATGGCCGACTTCGTCAAGCTGGCCAAGAGCGAGCCCGGCAAGCTGACGTACGCGTCGGCCGGCAACGGCTCGGTCTCGCACATGATGGGCGAGATGTTCAAGATGGCGTCGGGCACCGACCTGATGCACGTGCCCTACCGCGGCGTCGGCCCGGCCCTGAATGACACGCTGGCCGGCCAGGTCGACATCCTGTTCGACAACCTGCCCTCGTCGCTGCCGCACGCGCAGGCCGGCAAGCTGGTGGCGCTGGCCGTGGCCGCGCCCAAGCGCGTCGCCGCGCTGCCCGACGTGCCGACCTTCGCCGAAGTCGGCCTGGCGCCCGTGAACGACTCGTCGTGGTTCGGCCTGGTGGGCCCGGCCAAGCTGCCGCAGCCCATCGTCGACAAGCTGTACAAGGCCGTGGTGGAAGTCAGCGCCGAAGCCGACGTCAAGAGCAAGCTGGAAGGCCTGGGCGCCTCCCCCGTGGCCAACAGCCCGGCCGACTACGCCAAGCAGATCCAGGCCGAAGTCGAGAAGAACAAGCGCATCGCCAAGGAAGCCAACGTCAAGATCGACTGA
- a CDS encoding glutathione S-transferase → MKLIGSLTSPYVRKVRVVMAEKKLDYKLELENVWAADTQIQKFNPLGKVPCLVMEDGGALFDSRVIVEYLDTLSPVARLLPQSGRERAAVKCWEAIADGLLDAGIIIVKERQRPESQQSDEWIQRQYGKIEASLDAMNKSLGEHPHCMGINYSLADIALGCALGYLDLRFPDLDWRANHANLARHYDKLSTRQSFVDTAPPAA, encoded by the coding sequence ATGAAACTGATCGGCTCGCTTACCAGTCCTTACGTCCGTAAAGTGCGCGTCGTCATGGCCGAGAAAAAGCTGGACTACAAGCTCGAGCTCGAGAACGTCTGGGCTGCCGACACGCAGATCCAGAAGTTCAACCCCCTGGGCAAGGTCCCCTGCCTGGTCATGGAAGACGGCGGCGCGCTGTTCGACTCGCGCGTCATCGTCGAATACCTCGACACCCTGTCGCCCGTGGCGCGGCTGCTGCCGCAGTCCGGCCGCGAGCGCGCCGCGGTCAAGTGCTGGGAAGCCATCGCCGATGGCCTGCTCGATGCCGGCATCATCATCGTGAAAGAGCGTCAGCGCCCCGAGTCGCAGCAAAGCGACGAATGGATCCAGCGCCAGTACGGCAAGATCGAGGCCAGCCTCGACGCCATGAACAAGAGCCTGGGCGAACATCCGCACTGTATGGGCATCAACTACAGCCTGGCCGACATCGCACTGGGCTGCGCGCTGGGCTATCTCGACCTGCGCTTCCCCGACCTGGACTGGCGCGCCAACCACGCCAACCTGGCCCGCCACTACGACAAGCTGTCCACGCGCCAGTCGTTCGTCGACACCGCGCCGCCGGCCGCCTGA
- a CDS encoding NAD(P) transhydrogenase subunit alpha — protein MEGIDHTLINLIIFVLAIYVGYHVVWNVTPALHTPLMAVTNAISAIIIVGAMLAAALTEGGLARGMGVAAVALAAVNVFGGFLVTRRMLEMFKKKERKLPAPAQEKQP, from the coding sequence ATGGAAGGCATCGACCACACCCTGATCAACCTGATCATCTTCGTGCTGGCCATCTACGTGGGCTACCACGTCGTCTGGAACGTGACGCCGGCGCTGCACACGCCGCTGATGGCCGTCACCAATGCCATCTCGGCCATCATCATCGTGGGCGCCATGCTGGCGGCGGCGCTGACCGAAGGCGGCCTCGCGCGCGGCATGGGCGTGGCCGCCGTGGCGCTGGCCGCGGTGAATGTGTTCGGCGGTTTCCTGGTCACGCGCCGCATGCTCGAGATGTTCAAGAAGAAAGAGCGCAAGCTGCCGGCGCCGGCGCAGGAGAAACAGCCATGA